In the Mycolicibacterium thermoresistibile genome, one interval contains:
- a CDS encoding SDR family NAD(P)-dependent oxidoreductase: MTERAGELAGKVAVVTGGAAGLGAGLARRFVAEGAKVLIGDVDTGNGAKLAAELGADAEFVEADVADLDQVSGLVSTAVERFGGLHVMVNNAGISGTMHRSLLDDDLADFDRVMRINVRAVMAGTRDAARHMAEHGGGSIINLTSIGGIQAGGGVQTYRASKAAVIQFTKSAAIELAHHEIRVNALAPGNIRTAIVRKSATGADLERLERFEARIRQQMRDDRPLKREGTVEDVAEAALYFAGDRSRYVTGTVLPIDGGTVAGKVIARKSHAE; this comes from the coding sequence GTGACGGAACGGGCAGGGGAATTGGCCGGCAAGGTTGCCGTGGTCACCGGCGGCGCAGCGGGTCTCGGCGCCGGACTGGCCCGCCGGTTCGTCGCCGAGGGCGCCAAGGTGCTGATCGGCGACGTGGACACCGGGAACGGCGCGAAACTGGCCGCCGAACTCGGTGCCGACGCGGAGTTCGTCGAGGCCGATGTGGCCGACCTCGACCAGGTCAGCGGGCTGGTGTCCACCGCGGTCGAGCGGTTCGGCGGATTGCACGTCATGGTCAACAACGCCGGGATCTCCGGCACCATGCACCGCAGTCTCCTCGACGACGACCTGGCGGATTTCGACCGGGTCATGCGGATCAACGTGCGGGCCGTGATGGCCGGAACCCGCGACGCCGCCCGGCACATGGCCGAACACGGTGGCGGATCGATCATCAACCTGACCTCGATCGGCGGCATCCAGGCCGGTGGCGGTGTGCAGACCTACCGGGCGTCCAAGGCCGCGGTCATCCAGTTCACCAAGTCCGCGGCGATCGAGTTGGCACACCACGAGATCCGGGTGAACGCGCTGGCACCCGGGAACATCCGCACCGCGATCGTGCGTAAATCGGCGACCGGGGCCGATCTCGAACGGCTGGAACGCTTCGAGGCCAGGATCCGTCAGCAGATGCGCGACGACCGGCCGCTCAAGCGGGAGGGCACCGTCGAGGACGTCGCCGAGGCGGCGCTGTATTTCGCCGGTGACCGGTCCCGGTATGTCACCGGCACCGTGCTACCGATCGACGGCGGCACCGTGGCCGGGAAGGTCATCGCCCGTAAGTCCCACGCCGAATGA
- a CDS encoding M24 family metallopeptidase, whose amino-acid sequence MSTEILPDDRALRHARRNRALAQMAEHDLDILVLGRQANVRYVTGAPQLWVAGTRPFGPVCAMLRSGEIHLNSTWDEGIPEEIGHDHLYGLAWNPMTLIGVLRGIAGADTARRVGTDALTPSFAQLLPMAFPNAELVDAEPAMRAARRVKTVEEVRTLGAALRVAEQAVAAAVAELRPGVTEKTLAGIMLEAEAAGGVSTPATQDVAWVTSREHPWRRARTDGRVQEGDLVTFAAGVLADGYVGEVGRTWPVGDGDDSAVRKLYERSDTLWERLIGACRPGAATSGLFAAYEAAGEPLPPMPVAHGLGLGFDPPVVTPRLAKTAEQERLEAGVVLAVTGYVWEQGVGAVLHRDTVLITDTGPEILTASPSFGKVGTGVGAAHG is encoded by the coding sequence ATGAGCACCGAAATCCTGCCCGACGACCGGGCATTGCGCCACGCCCGCCGCAACCGGGCGCTGGCCCAGATGGCCGAACACGATCTGGACATCCTGGTGCTGGGCCGGCAGGCGAATGTCCGCTATGTCACCGGCGCGCCGCAACTGTGGGTGGCCGGCACCCGGCCCTTCGGCCCGGTGTGCGCGATGCTGCGGTCCGGTGAGATCCACCTCAACAGCACCTGGGACGAGGGCATCCCCGAGGAGATCGGGCACGACCACCTCTACGGGCTGGCCTGGAATCCGATGACGCTGATCGGGGTGTTACGGGGCATCGCCGGCGCGGACACCGCCCGTCGCGTCGGAACGGACGCGCTGACCCCGTCATTCGCGCAACTGCTGCCGATGGCCTTCCCGAACGCCGAGCTCGTCGACGCCGAACCGGCGATGCGGGCCGCTCGCCGGGTCAAGACTGTCGAGGAGGTCCGCACCCTGGGCGCGGCGTTGCGGGTCGCCGAACAGGCCGTCGCCGCGGCGGTCGCCGAGCTGCGTCCGGGAGTGACCGAGAAGACGCTGGCCGGGATCATGCTGGAGGCCGAGGCGGCCGGCGGGGTCAGCACCCCGGCCACCCAGGACGTCGCCTGGGTGACCTCCCGTGAGCATCCCTGGCGGCGGGCCCGCACCGACGGCCGGGTGCAGGAAGGGGATCTGGTGACCTTCGCCGCCGGGGTGCTCGCCGACGGTTACGTCGGGGAGGTGGGGCGCACCTGGCCGGTGGGTGACGGAGACGATTCGGCCGTCCGCAAGCTGTATGAGCGGTCGGACACGTTGTGGGAACGGCTGATCGGCGCCTGCCGGCCGGGGGCGGCGACCAGCGGGCTGTTCGCGGCCTACGAGGCCGCGGGGGAGCCCCTGCCGCCCATGCCGGTCGCCCACGGGCTCGGGCTCGGGTTCGATCCGCCGGTCGTGACGCCGCGGCTGGCGAAGACGGCCGAGCAGGAGCGGCTCGAGGCCGGGGTGGTGCTGGCGGTCACCGGTTACGTGTGGGAGCAGGGCGTCGGTGCGGTGCTGCACCGGGACACGGTGCTGATCACCGACACCGGTCCGGAGATCCTCACCGCAAGCCCGTCGTTCGGAAAGGTCGGCACGGGTGTGGGAGCGGCTCATGGCTGA
- a CDS encoding enoyl-CoA hydratase/isomerase family protein encodes MADRPAPEEIILYDKDPRTKIATITFNRPEFLNAPTSAARLRYADLLRAATVDNDVKVVVIRGVGDNLGSGADLPEFMEGNDNPALRLAELRLEDDGVGEVTYPPKGTFRNGATISAWYANSQAGNRPLQELKKISIVEAKGYCYGWHFYQCADADLVISSDDALFGHPSFRYYGWGPRMWTWVQMMGLRKFSEMVFTGRPFTAAEMYDCNFLNKVVPRDQLEAEVDKYARACARNRPVDTVFQQKIFFEVFKQHQGEYMGSLLSAFFESMGSGAVNDDTDDLDMHEAIDSGLADAVNDNDMRFPPEFRLSKSNRAKE; translated from the coding sequence ATGGCTGACCGTCCGGCTCCGGAGGAGATCATCCTCTACGACAAGGATCCCAGGACCAAGATCGCCACCATCACGTTCAACCGACCCGAGTTCCTCAACGCGCCGACGTCGGCGGCCCGGTTGCGCTACGCCGACCTGCTGCGCGCGGCCACCGTGGACAACGACGTCAAGGTGGTGGTGATCCGCGGGGTCGGCGACAACCTCGGCAGCGGCGCGGATCTGCCGGAGTTCATGGAGGGCAACGACAATCCGGCGCTGCGGTTGGCCGAGCTGCGGTTGGAGGACGACGGGGTCGGTGAGGTCACCTACCCACCGAAGGGCACCTTCCGCAACGGCGCCACGATCAGCGCCTGGTACGCCAATTCGCAGGCCGGCAACCGTCCGCTGCAGGAGCTCAAGAAGATCAGCATCGTCGAGGCCAAGGGGTACTGCTACGGCTGGCACTTCTACCAGTGCGCCGACGCCGATCTGGTGATCAGCAGCGACGACGCGCTGTTCGGGCACCCGTCGTTCCGCTATTACGGCTGGGGTCCCCGGATGTGGACCTGGGTGCAGATGATGGGGCTGCGGAAGTTCTCCGAGATGGTGTTCACCGGGCGACCGTTCACCGCCGCGGAGATGTACGACTGCAATTTCCTCAACAAGGTGGTGCCGCGGGATCAGCTCGAGGCCGAGGTGGACAAGTACGCTCGGGCATGCGCCCGTAACCGCCCGGTGGACACCGTGTTTCAGCAGAAGATCTTCTTCGAGGTGTTCAAGCAGCATCAGGGCGAGTACATGGGCAGCCTGCTCAGCGCCTTCTTCGAGTCGATGGGCAGCGGTGCGGTCAACGACGACACCGACGACCTCGACATGCACGAGGCCATCGACAGCGGGCTGGCCGACGCCGTCAACGACAACGACATGAGGTTCCCGCCCGAATTCCGGCTCAGCAAGTCGAACCGCGCGAAGGAGTGA
- a CDS encoding ferredoxin, whose amino-acid sequence MRIVVDQDKCVSSGQCVLNAAEVFDQRDEDGVVVLLNDDPAPELYQNVRNAAAACPAQAIQIEE is encoded by the coding sequence ATGAGAATCGTTGTTGATCAAGACAAGTGCGTGTCGTCGGGCCAGTGCGTGCTCAACGCCGCGGAGGTGTTCGACCAGCGCGACGAGGACGGTGTCGTCGTGCTGCTGAACGACGATCCCGCGCCCGAGCTGTACCAGAACGTCCGAAACGCCGCGGCGGCCTGTCCGGCGCAGGCCATCCAGATCGAGGAGTGA
- a CDS encoding TetR/AcrR family transcriptional regulator, with the protein MVQFTEGVTAARTVRADRASSTQEAILKAAERLYAERGMFAVSNRQVSEAAGQGNNAAVGYHFGTKTDLVRAIEQKHRVEIERLLEKMVAETGDSTDLRDWVACLVCSLTEHLHQLGNPTWYARFAAQALADPAYQKIVVKDALASPALVRVVEGITRCLPDLPAAVVVERNIMARNLLMHTCADFERAFAEGDPVPRASWQAVGNGLIDAIVGLWRAPVTEPPQ; encoded by the coding sequence GTGGTGCAGTTCACTGAAGGGGTGACCGCAGCCAGGACCGTACGGGCCGACCGGGCCAGCAGTACGCAGGAGGCGATTCTCAAGGCGGCCGAACGGTTGTACGCCGAACGCGGCATGTTCGCGGTGTCCAACCGGCAGGTCAGCGAGGCCGCCGGCCAGGGCAACAACGCCGCGGTGGGCTATCACTTCGGCACCAAGACCGATCTGGTCCGGGCCATCGAGCAGAAGCACCGGGTGGAGATCGAACGGCTGCTGGAGAAGATGGTGGCCGAGACCGGAGACTCCACCGACCTGCGCGACTGGGTGGCCTGCCTGGTGTGCTCGCTGACCGAACATCTGCACCAACTCGGCAACCCCACCTGGTACGCCCGGTTCGCCGCACAGGCGCTGGCCGATCCCGCGTATCAGAAGATCGTGGTCAAGGACGCGTTGGCCTCCCCGGCGCTGGTGCGCGTCGTCGAGGGCATCACCCGCTGCCTGCCCGACCTGCCCGCCGCCGTGGTCGTCGAACGCAACATCATGGCGCGCAACCTGTTGATGCACACCTGCGCGGATTTCGAGCGCGCCTTCGCCGAGGGGGACCCGGTACCACGGGCCTCCTGGCAGGCCGTCGGCAACGGGCTCATCGACGCGATCGTCGGCCTGTGGCGGGCCCCGGTCACGGAGCCGCCCCAATGA
- a CDS encoding alpha/beta fold hydrolase: MCRTLIRSRFTDQSGVRIHYLEHDLEVAGADTGGPVGTSEAPVVFVPGMTDTAEDYAEVLPLFGRRAVVPDLRGHGRSEAPPPGSSLIDHDLTALCGDVGAVIDAVTAGPVHLVTFSRGTSAAIAWALRYPDRVRSLAIGDYAPEERVVPDDAVRHLLNGRWRGTPVRERLDVPAARQMFRAARNRSFWEALARMRLPLLVVRSHHSALIDDQRWARYHRTFPTARLIEFPDSPHDIFRPDRGRFPRLVRDHADRADRAYHSFGVGLTGDDLPGHGAAVDR, from the coding sequence TTGTGCAGAACGTTGATCCGGTCGCGGTTCACCGACCAGTCCGGCGTCCGCATCCACTACCTCGAGCACGACCTTGAGGTGGCCGGAGCGGACACCGGTGGCCCGGTCGGGACGTCGGAGGCACCCGTCGTGTTCGTGCCCGGGATGACCGACACGGCGGAGGACTACGCCGAGGTGCTGCCGTTGTTCGGCCGCCGCGCGGTGGTACCGGATCTGCGGGGGCACGGCCGCAGCGAGGCCCCGCCGCCCGGCTCCAGCCTGATCGACCACGACCTGACGGCCCTGTGCGGCGACGTCGGCGCGGTGATCGACGCCGTCACCGCCGGGCCGGTCCACCTGGTGACGTTCTCGCGGGGCACCTCGGCGGCGATCGCCTGGGCGCTGCGGTATCCGGATCGGGTGCGGTCGCTGGCCATCGGGGATTACGCACCGGAGGAACGGGTGGTGCCCGACGATGCGGTGCGGCACCTGCTGAACGGCCGCTGGCGGGGCACCCCGGTGCGCGAGCGTCTCGATGTGCCCGCAGCGCGGCAGATGTTCCGGGCGGCCCGCAACCGCTCGTTCTGGGAGGCGCTCGCCCGGATGCGACTGCCGTTGCTCGTGGTGCGCAGCCACCACAGCGCGCTCATCGACGACCAACGGTGGGCCCGGTACCACCGGACGTTCCCGACCGCACGGCTCATCGAGTTCCCCGACTCCCCGCACGACATCTTCCGCCCGGACCGGGGCAGGTTCCCGCGGTTGGTGCGCGATCACGCCGACCGGGCCGATCGCGCGTATCACTCATTCGGCGTGGGACTTACGGGCGATGACCTTCCCGGCCACGGTGCCGCCGTCGATCGGTAG
- a CDS encoding CaiB/BaiF CoA transferase family protein, with the protein MDPARPLDGYVVVDLSTGIAGAYCTKLLADGGAEVIKVEPPQGDPMRSWSASSAGAESDAGAEVDRRAGGALFSFLAGGKRSVVAGPDDRDFVDELLSGADAVIWSRGSKLAESLPPAEIHRAHPRATVTAITPFGLDGPWAQAPATEFTLQAWSGGIVGLGRGSPDRAPVYVGGQVGEYLAGAYASAVTLAFRGRGELIDLSMLETSILGLTYYPVTYFEMLGRPWRDARRLTVPGIARAKDGLVDIGCGTAQQWFDLCAMTGHVEWIDEESELTITEQANLHADELYAWVAEQTVDEIRDLATAFRIPNAPVANGANVESLDHFQARGSFVTNPRDGFRQPGPPYRMTPPLLAGPDPAPLLGEHTEHYREECAQGRRRTRSTTVDARTGDTALPFEGLRVLDLTTFWAGPSCTHLLALLGAEVIHVESTRHPDGTRLIAGIPVTVEQWWERSPIFSGLNTNKKGITLDLQSRRGRELLGRLVQTCDVLVENFTPRVIEQIGLDFDAVQRLRPDAVMLRMPGFGLDGPWRDNPAFAYVIEAAAGVSWLTGYPDRNPYEPYSVGDPNAGIHALNGLLLALEHRRRTGQGVLVEAAMVDAALNIAAEQVIEYSAYGALLQRAGNRGPAAAPQNLYRTNEIDEFGRLDSWVAIAVTTDEQWAGLRHALGDPPWAADPSLSTAAGRRAQHDHIDEQLAAWCAERSGDQIVDTLWNAGVPVAKVMQPHRQTELPQLRHRGFFEVVGHPVNEPARHSSVPMRLAKGPDRFHRHPAPLLGQHNHEVLGSLGLTDAEIAELEAEGVIGTAPAR; encoded by the coding sequence GTGGATCCTGCCCGCCCGTTGGACGGGTATGTGGTGGTGGACCTGTCCACCGGGATCGCCGGGGCGTACTGCACCAAGCTGCTCGCCGACGGCGGCGCCGAGGTCATCAAAGTGGAGCCGCCGCAAGGTGATCCGATGCGGTCCTGGTCGGCTTCCAGCGCGGGCGCTGAATCAGATGCCGGCGCGGAGGTGGACCGGCGGGCCGGCGGAGCGCTGTTCAGCTTCCTCGCCGGCGGCAAGCGCAGCGTCGTCGCCGGGCCGGACGACCGCGACTTCGTCGACGAGCTGCTGTCCGGCGCCGATGCGGTGATCTGGTCGCGCGGCAGCAAACTGGCAGAGTCGTTGCCGCCGGCCGAGATCCACCGCGCCCATCCCCGGGCGACCGTCACCGCGATCACGCCGTTCGGCCTGGACGGGCCGTGGGCGCAGGCCCCGGCCACCGAGTTCACCCTGCAGGCCTGGTCCGGTGGGATCGTCGGGCTCGGCCGCGGCTCACCGGACCGGGCGCCGGTCTACGTCGGCGGTCAGGTCGGCGAGTACCTCGCCGGCGCCTACGCCAGCGCCGTCACGCTCGCGTTCCGCGGCCGCGGCGAACTCATCGACCTGTCGATGCTGGAGACCAGCATCCTCGGACTGACCTACTATCCGGTCACGTATTTCGAGATGCTGGGCCGGCCGTGGCGGGACGCCCGCCGGCTCACCGTGCCCGGGATCGCGCGGGCCAAGGACGGTCTGGTCGACATCGGCTGCGGCACCGCGCAGCAGTGGTTCGACCTATGCGCGATGACCGGCCACGTCGAATGGATCGACGAGGAATCCGAGCTGACCATCACCGAACAGGCCAATCTGCACGCCGACGAGCTGTACGCCTGGGTCGCCGAGCAGACCGTCGACGAGATCCGCGACCTGGCGACCGCGTTCCGCATCCCGAACGCCCCGGTCGCCAACGGCGCCAATGTCGAAAGCCTGGACCACTTCCAGGCCCGCGGATCGTTCGTGACCAACCCCCGGGACGGATTCCGCCAGCCCGGCCCGCCGTACCGGATGACCCCGCCGCTGCTGGCCGGGCCCGACCCCGCGCCGCTTCTGGGCGAGCACACCGAGCACTACCGCGAAGAATGCGCTCAGGGTCGTCGACGCACCCGATCAACGACCGTGGACGCAAGAACGGGCGACACCGCGCTGCCTTTCGAGGGTCTGCGCGTGCTCGACCTCACCACCTTCTGGGCCGGACCGAGTTGCACCCATCTGCTGGCGCTGCTGGGCGCCGAGGTCATCCATGTGGAGTCCACCCGGCATCCGGACGGCACCCGGCTCATCGCGGGGATCCCGGTGACCGTCGAGCAGTGGTGGGAGCGGTCGCCGATCTTCTCCGGGCTGAACACCAACAAGAAGGGCATCACGCTGGATCTGCAGAGTCGGCGGGGCCGGGAGTTGCTCGGCCGACTGGTGCAGACCTGCGACGTGCTGGTGGAGAACTTCACGCCCCGGGTCATCGAGCAGATCGGCCTGGATTTCGATGCCGTGCAGCGGCTTCGGCCGGACGCCGTCATGCTGCGTATGCCCGGCTTCGGCCTGGACGGGCCCTGGCGGGACAATCCGGCGTTCGCCTATGTGATCGAGGCGGCCGCCGGGGTGAGCTGGCTGACCGGCTACCCGGACCGCAACCCCTACGAGCCGTACTCGGTGGGCGATCCGAACGCCGGCATCCACGCCCTCAACGGGTTGCTGCTTGCGCTGGAACATCGGCGCCGCACCGGTCAGGGCGTGCTGGTGGAGGCGGCGATGGTGGACGCCGCGCTGAACATCGCCGCCGAACAGGTCATCGAGTACAGCGCCTACGGCGCACTGCTGCAACGTGCCGGCAACCGCGGCCCGGCCGCCGCGCCACAGAACCTGTACCGCACCAACGAGATCGACGAGTTCGGCCGGCTGGACAGCTGGGTGGCCATCGCGGTGACCACCGACGAGCAGTGGGCGGGGCTGCGACACGCGCTGGGGGATCCGCCGTGGGCTGCCGACCCGTCGTTGAGCACCGCCGCCGGCCGGCGCGCCCAGCACGATCACATCGACGAACAGCTGGCGGCCTGGTGTGCCGAACGCAGCGGCGATCAGATCGTGGACACACTGTGGAACGCCGGTGTGCCGGTGGCCAAGGTGATGCAACCGCACCGGCAGACCGAACTACCGCAGCTGCGGCACCGCGGATTCTTCGAGGTGGTCGGCCATCCGGTCAACGAGCCCGCCCGGCACAGCAGTGTGCCGATGCGGTTGGCGAAGGGACCCGACCGGTTCCACCGGCATCCCGCCCCGTTGCTCGGCCAGCACAACCACGAGGTGCTCGGCTCGCTGGGGCTGACCGACGCCGAGATCGCCGAACTGGAGGCCGAAGGCGTCATCGGAACCGCACCGGCCAGGTGA
- a CDS encoding amidohydrolase family protein — MSTPTLVYPAEGYGAPKNRRGRAPRDVTELGLPAGTEVFSADNHISVAEDIFYERFPDDLKGAAPRIWYEDGAYMVGMKGKSWVGGDFGRVLMQYDDLAGAATNNIEARVQELAEDGITRELAFPNAVLALFHYPDKALRERVFRIYNEHIADLQDRSNGHFYGVGLINWWDPKGTRSTLEQLKSLGLKTFLLPLNPGKDDDGNIYDYGSRAMDPVWDEIEEAGLPVTHHIGETPPKTPCEHNSVVVGMMVNVDSFREQFSKYVFSGILDRHPGLRIGWFEGGIAWVPTALQDAEHLLASYRHMFNHELQHDIRHYWDNHMSASFMVDPLGLELIDRIGVDNVFWSSDYPHNESTYGYSEKSLAAVVQAVGPENAVKIVSTNIQRFLGIAE; from the coding sequence ATGTCCACCCCCACCCTGGTGTACCCGGCCGAAGGGTACGGCGCCCCCAAGAACCGGCGTGGCCGCGCCCCACGCGACGTCACCGAGCTCGGCCTGCCCGCCGGGACCGAGGTGTTCTCCGCCGACAACCACATCTCGGTGGCCGAGGACATCTTCTACGAACGCTTCCCCGACGACCTCAAGGGCGCCGCACCGCGGATCTGGTACGAGGACGGCGCCTATATGGTCGGGATGAAGGGAAAGTCCTGGGTCGGAGGCGATTTCGGCCGCGTCCTGATGCAGTACGACGATCTGGCCGGTGCTGCGACCAACAACATCGAGGCCCGGGTGCAAGAACTCGCCGAGGACGGGATCACCAGGGAACTGGCCTTCCCCAACGCGGTGCTGGCGTTGTTCCACTACCCGGACAAGGCGCTGCGCGAACGGGTGTTCCGGATCTACAACGAGCACATCGCCGATCTGCAGGACCGCTCCAATGGACACTTCTACGGTGTCGGGCTGATCAACTGGTGGGACCCCAAGGGCACCCGCAGCACCCTCGAGCAACTGAAATCGCTGGGGCTCAAGACGTTCCTGCTGCCGCTGAACCCAGGCAAGGACGACGACGGCAACATCTACGACTACGGCAGCCGCGCCATGGACCCGGTCTGGGACGAGATCGAGGAGGCCGGCCTGCCCGTCACCCACCACATCGGGGAGACCCCGCCGAAAACGCCGTGTGAGCACAACAGCGTGGTGGTCGGGATGATGGTCAACGTCGACTCGTTCCGCGAGCAGTTCTCCAAGTACGTCTTCTCCGGAATCCTCGACCGCCATCCCGGTCTGAGGATCGGCTGGTTCGAGGGCGGTATCGCCTGGGTGCCCACCGCGCTGCAGGATGCCGAACACCTGCTGGCGTCCTACCGGCACATGTTCAACCACGAACTGCAGCACGACATCCGGCACTACTGGGACAACCACATGAGCGCGTCGTTCATGGTGGACCCGCTCGGGCTCGAACTGATCGACCGGATCGGCGTCGACAACGTGTTCTGGTCCAGTGACTATCCGCACAACGAGTCCACCTACGGGTACTCCGAGAAGTCGCTGGCCGCCGTGGTGCAGGCGGTCGGGCCGGAGAACGCCGTCAAGATCGTCAGCACCAACATCCAACGATTCCTGGGTATCGCCGAATGA
- a CDS encoding cytochrome P450 produces the protein MSDTLTGTDADATAAIPEYPMERDGRCPFAPPPGVMELAAAKPLSRVRIWDGSTPWLVTGYETARALFADSRVSVDDRRPGFPHWNEMMRSTIYKRPRSVFTTDAEEHTKFRRMLSKPFTFKRVEGLRPAIQKITDDHIDKILAGPKPADLVTALALPVPSLVISEMLGVPYEDAEFFQEHANRGLDRYAKAEDNMSKGMSLSQYLIKLVEAKMQNPAEDAVSDLAERVKAGEIDVKEAAQLGTGLLIAGHETTANMIGLGVLALLEHPEQADFLRSAEDPKAIATAIEELMRYLSIIQNGQRRVAVEDIEIAGETIRAGEGIILDLAPANWDPATFPEPDRLDLQRSDAPQLGFGYGRHQCVGMQLARAELQIVFPTLLRRIPTLKLATTIDEIPFKHDRLAYGVYELPVTW, from the coding sequence GTGTCCGACACGTTGACCGGAACCGACGCCGACGCCACCGCGGCCATCCCGGAGTACCCGATGGAGCGGGACGGCCGGTGCCCGTTCGCCCCGCCCCCGGGGGTGATGGAACTGGCCGCGGCCAAACCGCTGTCGCGGGTGCGGATCTGGGACGGCAGCACCCCGTGGCTGGTCACCGGGTACGAGACGGCGCGCGCGCTGTTCGCGGACTCGCGGGTCAGCGTGGACGACCGCAGGCCCGGGTTCCCGCACTGGAACGAGATGATGCGGTCCACCATCTACAAGCGTCCCCGCTCGGTGTTCACCACCGACGCCGAGGAGCACACCAAGTTCCGCCGGATGCTGTCCAAGCCGTTCACCTTCAAGCGCGTCGAGGGACTGCGGCCGGCGATCCAGAAGATCACCGACGACCACATCGACAAGATCCTGGCCGGGCCGAAGCCGGCCGACCTGGTCACCGCCCTGGCGCTGCCGGTGCCGTCGCTGGTGATCAGCGAGATGCTCGGGGTGCCTTATGAGGACGCCGAGTTCTTCCAGGAACACGCCAACAGGGGTCTGGACCGGTACGCCAAGGCCGAGGACAACATGTCCAAGGGGATGAGCCTGTCGCAGTATCTGATCAAGCTCGTCGAGGCCAAGATGCAGAATCCGGCCGAGGATGCGGTGTCGGATCTGGCCGAGCGGGTGAAGGCCGGCGAGATCGACGTCAAGGAGGCCGCCCAGCTGGGCACCGGGCTTTTGATCGCCGGCCACGAGACCACCGCGAACATGATCGGGCTGGGTGTGCTGGCACTGCTGGAGCATCCGGAACAGGCCGACTTCCTGCGCAGCGCCGAGGATCCCAAGGCGATCGCCACCGCCATCGAGGAACTGATGCGGTACCTGTCGATCATCCAGAACGGACAGCGCCGCGTCGCCGTCGAGGACATCGAGATCGCCGGGGAGACCATCCGCGCCGGGGAGGGCATCATCCTCGATCTCGCGCCGGCGAACTGGGATCCGGCCACCTTCCCCGAGCCCGACCGGCTGGATCTGCAGCGTTCGGACGCGCCGCAGCTCGGTTTCGGCTACGGTCGGCACCAGTGCGTCGGCATGCAGCTCGCGCGCGCCGAACTGCAGATCGTGTTCCCGACGCTGCTGCGGCGCATCCCGACGTTGAAGCTGGCCACCACGATCGACGAGATCCCGTTCAAGCACGACCGGCTCGCCTACGGGGTCTACGAGCTGCCGGTGACCTGGTGA
- a CDS encoding M24 family metallopeptidase, producing MTTSLDTADTGLRIPDEPDRGRMYAEVGARLRETMKDKGVDALVLLNNGNVVYATGASWPFLDAGLSHVERPVAVVLADDEHPHLFLPFREGSAFDTEVPADHVHPPLYLEFDEGVEEFGRILSGLITPGAVVAVDELTGAMRRAHDRLFATPPQDAGPVVSTAKLVKTPDQIACVRRACRITEEAVVDVQRSLAPGVRQIDLSGQFVRRAFELGATTNMLEAIWQVMPSTRAEGMWTTHGDLALPLLTTERELSAGDVLWTDVSISYGGYCSDFGRTWVVGEDLTDRQHDQFFKWREILDAVLKVTRAGATSGDLARAAIAANGGVKPWLPHFYLGHGIGTNAAEMPMIGTDLGEEFDDNFVFPAGMLLVLEPVVWEDGTGGYRSEEIIVVTEDGYTQLTDYPYDPYGVGR from the coding sequence ATGACCACATCTCTGGACACCGCCGACACCGGGCTGCGAATCCCGGACGAACCCGACCGCGGCCGGATGTACGCCGAGGTCGGCGCCCGCCTGCGGGAGACGATGAAGGACAAGGGCGTCGACGCGCTGGTGTTGCTCAACAACGGCAACGTGGTCTATGCGACCGGGGCGAGCTGGCCGTTCCTCGACGCCGGACTGTCCCATGTCGAACGCCCGGTGGCGGTGGTGTTGGCCGACGACGAGCACCCGCACCTGTTCCTGCCGTTCCGGGAGGGGTCGGCCTTCGACACCGAGGTGCCCGCCGACCATGTGCATCCGCCGCTGTATCTGGAATTCGATGAGGGCGTCGAGGAATTCGGCCGCATCCTGTCCGGACTGATCACACCCGGCGCGGTGGTCGCGGTGGACGAGCTGACCGGTGCGATGAGGCGGGCCCACGACCGGCTGTTCGCGACCCCGCCGCAGGACGCCGGCCCGGTGGTGAGCACCGCCAAACTGGTCAAGACCCCGGATCAGATCGCCTGTGTCCGGCGGGCCTGCCGGATCACCGAGGAGGCGGTCGTCGACGTCCAGAGGTCGCTGGCGCCGGGGGTGCGCCAGATCGACCTGTCCGGACAGTTCGTGCGGCGGGCCTTCGAACTCGGCGCCACCACCAACATGCTCGAGGCCATCTGGCAGGTGATGCCGTCGACCAGGGCGGAGGGCATGTGGACCACACACGGCGACCTCGCCCTGCCGTTGCTGACCACCGAACGCGAACTGTCCGCCGGTGACGTGCTGTGGACCGATGTCAGCATCTCCTACGGCGGCTACTGCTCGGACTTCGGCCGGACCTGGGTGGTCGGCGAAGATCTGACCGACCGCCAGCACGACCAGTTCTTCAAGTGGCGGGAGATCCTCGACGCGGTGCTGAAAGTCACCAGGGCGGGGGCCACGTCCGGTGATCTGGCCCGGGCGGCCATCGCTGCCAACGGCGGGGTCAAGCCGTGGTTGCCGCACTTCTACCTCGGCCACGGGATCGGCACCAACGCCGCGGAGATGCCGATGATCGGCACCGATCTCGGTGAGGAGTTCGACGACAACTTCGTCTTCCCCGCCGGCATGCTTCTGGTGCTGGAACCGGTGGTGTGGGAGGACGGCACCGGGGGCTACCGCAGCGAGGAGATCATCGTCGTCACCGAGGACGGCTACACCCAGTTGACCGATTACCCCTACGACCCGTACGGGGTGGGGAGATAG